From the genome of Marinibacterium anthonyi, one region includes:
- a CDS encoding putative bifunctional cbb3-type cytochrome c oxidase subunit II/cytochrome c → MRGLLLLTAALSGWAYHVGADESRDGAALYQQNCASCHGVELEGQPDWRSPGPDGRLPAPPHDATGHTWHHGDDILFRITRDGTAAVVGGGYESDMPGFGDALTNAEIRAILDYIKSTWPEREHAYQRERTQQE, encoded by the coding sequence ATGAGGGGGCTGCTTCTGCTTACAGCAGCGCTTTCCGGCTGGGCCTACCACGTCGGGGCGGACGAAAGCCGGGATGGCGCTGCGCTTTATCAACAGAACTGCGCCTCCTGTCACGGTGTGGAACTTGAGGGGCAGCCGGACTGGCGCAGCCCCGGCCCCGACGGGCGCCTGCCTGCACCGCCCCATGATGCCACCGGCCACACCTGGCATCATGGCGACGACATCCTGTTTCGCATCACGCGGGACGGGACCGCCGCAGTGGTGGGTGGTGGCTACGAAAGTGACATGCCCGGCTTTGGCGACGCGCTGACCAATGCGGAAATTCGAGCGATCCTCGACTACATCAAATCCACCTGGCCCGAGCGCGAACACGCCTATCAACGTGAAAGAACTCAGCAGGAATAG
- the mco_1 gene encoding Multicopper oxidase mco encodes MDTTVQLAPASYPATPVWSYDGTIPGPVIRAAQGSRLERRLVNALKVPTSIHWHGIRIDNAMDGVAGLTQDAVPPDESFDYAFDLPDAGTYWYHAHTNSMEQVARGLSGALIIEEATPPDVDRDEVLMIDDWLLDPDTGLFIDDFAAPMTRGHGGQIGNLVGVNGSYDYRLSARQNERLRLRLINSANAQIFGLKLEGLTGWTVALDGMPLGAPEAVTDTQVLAPAQRMDLIVDVMADEGETAGLLFAAADDTWRALAEVSVKGRAASVPRGAPQPLPRNPRMEVVGVEAAPVLDMPLQGGAMRGLESATFDGQRLGWQELVQHGQFWALAGQVGLGETPFATLSRGETARIRMSNDTIFPHAMHLHGMHFRVRKEDGGLGPLRDTVLIMPNETREIAFVADNSGKWLLHCHMLGHAASGMTNWIIVS; translated from the coding sequence ATGGACACCACGGTCCAGCTTGCCCCTGCCAGCTATCCGGCCACGCCGGTCTGGAGCTATGATGGCACAATCCCCGGCCCCGTGATCCGCGCCGCGCAAGGCAGCCGGTTGGAACGGCGGCTGGTGAATGCGCTAAAGGTTCCGACCTCGATCCATTGGCATGGCATCCGTATCGACAACGCCATGGATGGTGTCGCGGGGCTGACCCAGGACGCGGTGCCGCCCGACGAGAGTTTCGACTATGCCTTCGATCTTCCTGATGCCGGAACCTACTGGTATCACGCCCACACCAATTCGATGGAACAGGTTGCGCGGGGTCTTTCCGGAGCCCTAATCATCGAAGAGGCAACACCGCCGGATGTGGATCGGGACGAGGTTCTAATGATCGACGACTGGTTGCTGGACCCCGATACGGGCCTGTTTATCGATGACTTCGCAGCGCCGATGACGCGCGGCCACGGAGGCCAGATTGGCAACCTCGTGGGTGTGAACGGGAGCTACGATTACAGGCTTTCGGCCCGGCAGAACGAGCGACTGCGGTTGCGACTGATCAACTCGGCCAATGCACAAATCTTCGGCCTGAAGCTGGAGGGGCTTACCGGCTGGACGGTGGCTCTCGACGGCATGCCGCTCGGCGCGCCGGAAGCGGTGACGGACACGCAGGTACTCGCACCGGCACAGCGCATGGACCTGATCGTCGATGTCATGGCCGACGAAGGGGAAACCGCAGGGCTTCTTTTTGCTGCGGCGGATGATACTTGGCGCGCGCTGGCTGAAGTCTCTGTCAAAGGACGTGCCGCGTCGGTGCCTCGCGGTGCGCCTCAGCCCTTGCCACGCAATCCGCGCATGGAGGTCGTAGGCGTCGAAGCCGCACCCGTCCTTGATATGCCGCTGCAGGGCGGTGCGATGCGCGGCCTGGAGAGTGCGACCTTCGACGGGCAAAGACTGGGCTGGCAGGAGCTGGTTCAGCATGGCCAGTTCTGGGCCTTGGCCGGGCAGGTCGGGCTGGGCGAGACGCCCTTTGCCACCCTGTCGCGTGGGGAGACAGCCCGCATCCGCATGTCCAATGACACGATCTTCCCGCACGCGATGCACCTGCATGGGATGCATTTCCGGGTGCGCAAGGAAGACGGAGGCCTTGGGCCGCTGCGTGACACGGTGCTGATCATGCCCAACGAGACGAGGGAAATCGCCTTCGTTGCGGATAATTCGGGAAAGTGGCTGCTGCATTGTCACATGTTGGGGCACGCCGCCTCTGGCATGACGAATTGGATCATCGTGTCATGA